The DNA sequence GCCGACACGCTGCGCGCCAACGGTGAGCGGCTCGTCTTCTGGGACTGTTACCGCCCGCACGATGTGCAGATCCGCATGTTCCAGGTAGTGCCCAACCCGAACTGGGTCGCCAAGCCCGGCCAGTACGCCCGCAGCCACGAGGCCGGGCGCTCGGTGGACGTCACGCTGGCCAACGCGCGGGGTCTGGTCGATATGGGTACCGGATTCGACGATTTCTCCCCGCGTTCCCTGGCCTACGCCACCGACGGGGTCAGCGCCGAGCAGCAGGCCAACCGGGCCCGCCTGCGCGGTGCCATGCAGGCTGGCGGGCTTCAGGTGTACTCGGGTGAGTGGTGGCATTTCGACGGGCCCGGAGCGGGTGTGGACCGCCCGGTTCTGCAGGTGCCGGTCAACTGACCAGACGGTTGTTCCACTACCCGGGAGAAATTGAGTAGTCCAGTACCCGGTGCGATGGCGCTCTACCGGAGTAATTTCCCTTTCGGGTCGAATGATCCTGCTGGGAGGTTGCCATGCCTGCATCGCCGATTCCCGTGGGGACAGTGCGCCGCTGTGTCCCGCTCGCGGTGCTGGCCGGCGCCCTCGCGGTGGCCTGTGGCGGCACCGGTGAATCTGTCACGCGCACCGTGACCCAGACCGTCACCGATCAGACGACCATCACCCACGGGGGCGACGGTGGTTCGCACGGAAGTACCAGCGGCGGTGGGTCGTCCACGTCCGGGAAGACGCCCACGGACGACGGGCTCGCGTGGGTGCCCTATGGCCCCAAGGACCCTGCCTTCCCGACACCGGGCTGGGACGTCTACGTCTACTTTCTCAAACATGATTGCGACAGCCTCAAGAATGTCCAGAAACCCGAGGGCAACCTCTACGAGGCGGCGGTGGGTGTGTGCCGTGCCGCGGTGAACGGCGAAGAGAGCCAATGGGATGTGGCGGCCAAGGCCTTTGCGGCGCGCGGTGCGGGTGTCGAGATCGGCCCGGCGCAGTGCGTCGACGACACCATCGCGGCCATGGTCACCAAGCTCCTTGCCTGGCATGAGGAGCACCCGGGCGGCCAGCCCGCGCTGACGTTCCCGCAGACCGACGGCCGCACCGCATGCTCGAAGGACAACAACAGCTTCGTGCCCCCGGACGAGACCGATTCCTCCACAACCAGTTCCACGACGTCGAGCACCACCACATCGAGTACGACCTCCACCACGACCACTTCGAGCACGACAACCACCACCACACCGGCGCGGTGAGGTCAGTGCGAGAACTGCCAGTGCACCGACTGGTCCTCGTCCAGCACGATGATGCTGCCGTTGCGGACGGTCCACCCCTCGGTCATCAAGAACAGCCGGCCCCCGGACTCGGCGAGCAGCCGCAATCCCGTGGTGCGGTAGAGCTTTTTCGGCCCCGTGGTGATCTCCTCGGTGCGCACCACGGGAGAGTCGATGCCCAACGGGCTCTCGCTGACGGCCGTCGCCCGGGGCAGTGACGACACCGAGTCTTCGTAGCGCTGCGCATACCCGCGTCCGACGATATCGGCGTACCCCTGTACCGCCCAGAACATCGCTGCCGCAATCACAATGCCGACGAGCACGGCCTCGAGCACATCGGGGGGACGGGCAATGGCACTGCGTGGCCGCGTGCGTTCCTGCCCCTGGCGGCTCAGATGCCTGCCGTACACCGCCAGTGCCGTGCCGATCGCGATCATGAGCGGCCACACCACCGTCCCGGGTTCCCAGGCACGCGTCAGCGCGGGCATCACCACGCCCAGGATGGCGACAGCCAGCCCGCCGAGCATGGTGACCCGGCAGATCACCCGGATCGTATCGGTCACGCCGTCGCGCTCGATCTTCTCGGTCAACGCGCGATGCGCTGCCAGCCAGGCGATTCCGATGACCGCCATCGCCAGGATCGGCAGATACAGCGTGCTGATGCTGCGTAACACGTAGTCCTGAGTGGTGAAGCGGAACAGGCTTACCTCGATGCCCATCCACTGGGACTGCGCGTCGCTGCGGGCCCAGCCGAAGTACAGCAGCAGCGCGGTGATCATCGTCAACGGTGTTCCCACCGTGGTGATTACGGCGATGACGGGGCGAATAATCGACACCGGATCCGGTGAGTCCGCGGCGGCCGGAGCGTCGAGCTTCCCCGGCGCGTCGGCAGATTGACGCGCTGGCTCCTCCGACGCTTCTTCGGCCGGCATGCGAGCATGCTACGCGCGAGGGGCCTGACCAGGGAGGAAAATCCCCTTGCCGCTTCCATGTGCGGCGCCTATTCTGGCTGGCGTCCTGGTCCCCGACGAAAGGTACGACATGGATCTGTGAGGTCTGGCAATCCGCCGGCGCGCCCTCGCGCGTTTTCGGCGACCCCACCTCACAGGAAGTCCTTTCCATGTCTGCTGTCATATCCTCGAACGCTCTCACCTACGTACATCCCGACGGTTCCGTCGTTCTCGACGGGCTCGACATGCTGGTTCCGGCAGGGCGCTCCGGGCTGGTCGGTGTCAACGGCTCCGGCAAGTCCACCCTGCTCAAGCTCATCGCGGGTGAGCTACTGCCCACCTCGGGGATGGTCCATGCCTCGGGCCATATCGGTTACCTGCCACAGGATCTCACTATCCGCGCCGATCAGTCGGTTCCCGATCTGCTGGGTCTGACGCCCGTGCTGGCGGCCATCGCGGCCATTGAGCACGGGTCCACCGATCAGGCCGACTTCGACACCGTCGGCGACGACTGGGATCTGGCCGAGCGGGTGCGCGCCGAGCTGGATCGTCTCGGCCTGCCGGCCGCGGTGCTGGACCGCACGCTGGGCGATCTGTCCGGAGGCGAGGTGATTCGGCTCGGTCTGGCCCGGCTGCTGTTGCGGCGCCCCGACGTACTGCTACTCGACGAGCCGACCAACAACCTCGACGGCGAATCCCGCCGGCACCTGTACGACGTGGTGTCGTCTTGGCCGCGCACGCTGCTGGTGGTCAGCCACGACCGTGAGCTGCTGGAGCACGTGGAGCGCATCGGGGATCTGCGCGACGGCGGCGTGACGTGGTACGGCGGCGGATACAGCGAGTACGCGGCAGCGATCACGGCTGAACAAGAGGCTGCCGCGCAGGCGATCTCGACGGCCAAGGCTGAAGTGCGCCGCGAACGCCGCGATCTGGTCGAGGCCGAAAGGGTTATCGCGCAGCGGCGCCGCTACGGCGCCAAGATGCAAGCCAACAAGCGTGAGCCCAAGATCGTGATGGGGCTGCGCAAGCGATCCGCGCAGGAATCGGCGGCAGCGCTCACGCAGACACAGACCGATCGGCTGGACAAGGCCCGCGAGAATCTGGATGAGGCGCAGACCCGGCTGCGAGCCGACCGCTCCATCCGTATCGACCTGCCGGGCACCGAGGTTCCCGCCGGTCGCGTCGTCGTCACCACCGACAACCTGGTACTTCGTCACGGAGTCGCCGCGCACCTGGAGCTGCGCGGGCCGCAGCGGGTGGGCCTGGTGGGGCCCAACGGCTCGGGAAAGACCACGCTGCTGCACACCCTCGCGGGGCGCATCCCTGCCGCTGAAGGTGCTGTGACGGTACATGTTCCGATGGGCCTACTCCCGCAGCGTCTTGATCTGCTGGACGATGCGCGCAGTGTCGCCGACAACGTGGCACGCCGTGCTCCGCACGCCGATATGAACACCATCCGTGCCAGACTGGCGCGATTTCTGTTCCGCGGCAATGCCGCCGACAGGCTTGTCGGTGCGCTGTCCGGTGGCGAACGGTTCCGGGCGACGCTGGCCGCGGTGCTGCTGGCCGACCCTGCTCCACAACTGCTGCTGCTGGACGAACCCACCAACAACCTGGACTTCGCGTCCTACGACGCGCTGGTCTCGGGGCTAGGGGAGTACCGGGGTGCGGTGATCGTGGCCAGCCACGACCTCGGCTTTCTCGACGACATCGGGGCCCGGCATAGGGACTGGAGGACGGAGCCGGTAATCGGGTAGTGCGGTACGCACGTCAGGGGGATACCTCCACACGCACGCTGAGCTGGTCACGTTCCCACCCCGCGTACGCGCGGCCATGTCAAGGAGACTCACGATGTGTTTCATTATCCCCCAAGATGTCCTGCTGCGATTAGCCGACGATGACAGCGTCGCCGACGATTCGCGAACGGCCCTGGCGGCCACGGCCGCGTCCGAATCGGCCTGGCGCACATTGCGCGACGCGCACACCGAGGCCACCCAGGCCGGACTGCTGGCTCGCGCCGACGCATTCGCCGGCGTCGCCAAGGCGCTGGCCACGGCCCCCGGCACCCCGGTGTTCGACTGCAAGCACACCACCTCGCTGCCCGGTATCACGATCGCGAATCCAGGCACCTCCACCGATACCTCCGCCAAGCACGCGTTCACCGAAACCGCTTCGGTGGCGAAGTTTTACAAGGAATGCTTCGGGCGCAACTCGGTCGACGACGAAGGTATGACGTTGGTGTCCTCGGTGCACTACAGCGTGAACTACTCCAACGCGTTCTGGAATGGCTCGCAGATGACCTACGGCGACGGCGACGGCGAGATCTTCGTCGACTTCACCGGATCCAACGACGTGATCGGCCACGAGCTGACGCACGGCGTCACCCAATACACGGCGGGCCTGCTCTACAAGAACGAGGCCGGTGGCCTCAACGAGAGCATGTCCGATGTATTCGGATCGATGTTCCGGCAGTGGAGCGCCGGACAAACGGTCGGTCAAGCCGACTGGCTGATCGGCAAGGACATCATGGGTCCGCGGGCCATCGCCAAGGGCTTCACGTGCCTGCGCGATATGGCCGACCCGGGCGCCCGGCACTGCCTCGCGCCGCAGCCGTCGCACTATCGCGACTATGTGCCCGGCAGTGACCCGCATGAGAGCAGCGGCATCCCCAACTACGCGTTCTACCTCGCGGCGACCAAGCACGGCTCGTACTCCTGGCAGGGCGTGGGCACGGTCTGGTACGAGGCTCTGACCAGCTCGAAAGCCCGTCCCAACATGAAGATGAAGGCCTTCGCCAACCTGACGCGCGAGATCTCCGCAGCCAACGCGGCCGCCGAATCTGTACATAAGGCGATAGACGACGCGTGGACCGCGGTCGGGCTGTAGCGTCGCCGTCATGGTGGAGTACCTCATCGACAGACGGGGCGGATTCACCGGGCTTCCGGCCAGCGGTACGTGTACTGACCAGAGCTTGGACCCCGAGGCGCGACGCGTACTGGATGGATTGTTGGACAGCCCCGGGTCGCTTCCGGGCGACCCGGGTGCTGACCGCTTCACGTACACGGTGACCCGGGTCAGCGGGTCTGATCGGATCACTCGGGCCATCCCGGAGAGCCTGCTGCCCGACGCCGTCCGTCAGGTGGTCAAAGAACCGATCTGACGGCCGGACCTGACAGTTCACCGTTCACGAGCCGAGCGGGTATGCACGCTGCCCGGTAGGGTGATGTGTAATGTGCACGCGTTTCATCATCCCGCCGGCCGTACTGTCGCGACTGGCCGAGGATGGTGACATCGCCGAAGACTCACGGGTCGCACTCTTGGCCACGGCGGCATCCGAATTGTCTTGGCGTACCTTGCGCAATGCGCACACGCGAGCTACCCAGGCGGCAACCGGTAACACCATCAGTGCAGCCGCCACGGCGTTGGCCAAGGTCCCCGAAACGCCGGTGTTCGATTCCCGGCAGACCACCTCACTGCCGGGCGTGGCCGTCGCCGATCCGGCCGCGTCCAAGGACGCCACCGTCCAGCGGGCATTCGCCGAAACGGCCGCGGTCGTGCGCTTCTACCGGGAGTGCTTCGGGCGCAACTCTGTTGACAATGCGGGCATGACGCTGATCTCGTCCGTCCACTATGGCGTCAAGTACGCGAACGCGTTCTGGAACGGTTCGCAGATGGCCTACGGCGACGGTGACGGCCAGATCTTCCTGGACTTCACCAAGGCCAACGATGTGATCGGTCATGAACTGACACACGGGGTTACGCAATTTACCGCGGGCCTGAACTACGAGAACGAGGCCGGGGCGTTGAACGAGAGTGTCTCGGATGTCTTCGGGTCGATGTTCCGGCAATGGCAAGCAGAGCAGACCGCGGACGCGGCCGATTGGCTGATCGGCAAGGACATTCTGGGGCCGCGCGCGCTCGACAAGGGGTACACCTGCCTCCGGGATCTCGCTGACCCCGGTGCTGCGCACTGCCTCTCGCCGCAACCGGCTCACTACCGCGACTATGTTCCCGGCAGTGACCCGCACGACGGCAGCGGCATCCCCAACCACGCGTTCTACCTCGCGGCGACCACACACGGCTCAAAGTCCTGGGAGGCCGTGGGGACTGTCTGGTACGAGGCGCTGACCAGCCCGAAGGCAAGAAAGAACATGACGTTCAAGGCTTTCGCGAAACTCACCCGGCAGATCGCCGCGGCCCGGACCGGTGCTGAGTCACCCAAGGCGGCCATTGACGAGGCATGGACCGAGGTCGGGCTCTAGCGGCTTAGTCGCCGGTGTCCCAGTAGTTGGGGCAGGAGACGTCGACGTAGACGGTCGTGTTGGCCTTGACCTGCGTGCCTGAGCGGTCGGGATTGTTGATGCCGTTGACGGTGCAGAACTCCAGCGGGGTCAGGGTGTTGCCGTTGACCCAGTTGATCTGGACCTCGTACCCCTGACTTTCCAGTTCCGAGATGGTTTCGCTGGCAGAGCCGGATCCGGCGATCGGCCAGTTAGGGTCTGCGACGGCCATCGGCGCAAGTGACAGCGCCATCACTGCCGATGCGAACACTGCTGCGAACCTCATGGGAGACCTCCACCACCATGTTAGCTCGCGCGGCTGAGGCAAGATGGCTCCCAACACCGATACAAGGAGAGACCGATGCCGTTCTCGTCCGAGCACGACGACTTCCGCAGTACCGTCCGCCGGTACATCGAGGAGAAGATCAACCCCCACGTCGATGAGTGGGAACGCGAGCAGATGATGCCGCTGCACGACGTGATCGCCGATATGGCCACACTCGGATTGGTCGGCCTCGAATACGACCCCGAGTACGGCGGGCAGGGTGCCGATCACCTCTTCACGCTGGTGCTCGCCGAGGAACTGGGCCGGGTGGATCACGGCTCGTTCCCGATGGCCTTCGGCGTTCACGTCGCGATGGCGACCCCGTCGCTGCACAAGCACGGCACCGATGAGCTCAAGCGCGAGTTCCTGGCTCCGGCGTTGCAGGGCGAGCAGATCGCCGCGATCGCGGTGACGGAGCCGGACGCCGGATCCGATGTGGCCGCCATCAAGACCCATGCCCGCCGTGATGGCGACGACTGGGTGATCAACGGCTCAAAGATGTTCATCACCAACTCCGTTCAGGCCGACTGGTTGTGCGTGCTGGCCCGCACCTCCGATGAGGGCGGATACGCGGGGATGAGCCAGATCATCGTGCCGACCAAGACTCCCGGATACGAGGTTCGCAAGCTCGACAAGCTTGGCATGCACGCCTCCGACACGGGCCTGATCACGTTCGACGACGTGCGGGTGCCGGTGTCCAACACCATCGGCGAGGTCGGCCGCGGGTTCCAGCAGCAGATGTCCCAGTTCGTCATGGAGCGCATGTTCGGCGCCTACGGCATCCCCGCCAGTGTGAACAGGGCCTTGCAGCGCACCAAGGAATACGCGTTGGCGCGACAGGTGTTTGGCAAGCCGCTGACCAAGAATCAGCATCTGGCCTACCAGTACGCGGGCTTTGCCGCGCGGGCCGACATGTTGGAGGTTTACAACCGCGATATCGCCGGCCGGTATATGGCGGGGGAGAATGTGACCCGCAAGGTGACCATCGCCAAGCTCACCGCCGGACCGTTGGTTCGCGAGGCTGGCGACTGGTGCCTGCAGGTGCACGGCGGCATGGGGTACATGACCGAGACGTGGACGTCGCGATTCTTCCGGGATCAGCGTCTGCTCAGCATCGGCGGCGGCGCCGACGAGGTGATGATGCGGGTGCTATCCCAGATCGACGGATTCTCCTGAGTGATGGACCGAGTAGGGAGTCGGGCGGGAAGACACTTCGAAGTGCCCACCTCTGAGCGACAGCAAGTCACCGACCGTGTGTGACGGTTGCATCTCTAGAGGCCACGATTCCGTCAAGGCTACGAGACCCAACCATCGGCTATCTGTATGTGGCTTCCGTGCTGGGATATCTCAGACCAGCTGGCGCAGTCGCCAAAAGGTAGTTGCAACTCCGCTTCGTTGGTGATTGTTGTGTACCAATCTGCTTGGCCGTCGTACCCCGCGATGCGTATCGCTGCGAGGTACATACCGTTGATTGAGAAACGAACCACCGCGAGGTTTTCGCGAAGTCGTTGGTCCTGTGGTTTTAGGGCATCCCATCGCGAAACGACTGCGAAGGCTCGCAAACGTATCGCCAGATCGGTCCATCTCATCACTTCGTTGATCGAACCCCAGTTATCCGTTGCTGTTGTCTCCCAGTAACTTCCCCTTCGTACCGCGATGTAGTTGTATCGGCCCTTGCTTTTTGAGAATCGAATAACTGACCCATCTGCGGGCTCTGGTGGTATCGGTCGCGTTGCCTTGGGTACCAGCGGAAGTGGCGTCATCAACGATTGCAGGGGTGATGTGTTGTATTGACGCGGGTCCATCAGTTCTGGCGTAAGCGCTGGGATTGTGATCGGAGGGCCATCGAGGACATCCGTCGATGCTTCGTTGGCCTTTACAGCTGCGATGCGTAATTCAGCTGCGACAGCAGAGCCCGTGATGTCTGCCCAACATGCGGTAACAAGACCGCGAGCTTCGAGATGCCGGATCATCGGTATATACCGCTGGCTCATCTGCGGTGTCAGTTGCCCTACGCGTTGGTTGTCTATGCGGACTTCGACATGCGGCTTTGCTCGCCCACCGGGCGCGTTCTCGCAGAGGGTGGCGAACAGTACTCCGTATCCGCCAAGAGGAACGCATTTTGATAGGACATCGAAGTGCTCGTCCTCTTTTGTCACCTGGACGATCGACGATTGCGGAAGCATTGTGTAGGCGACTTTGGGTGGTTCGTTCACTGGGATTGCCTCGTTTGGTGCGCCAAGGCAAACGCGAACTGAACACCTCACCTCAACTCCGTCCCATCCATCCCACTCGCTTATCCAGATGCGGCCAGATGTCGTTGGTACAAAGCCTGATCCGATGATACGTAGAAGTATCGCTATCCATTTCGAGGTCTCGTCCTCGTCGAGGTAACCGACGGTCCGGCCGCCGGCTCTGACGGATACTCGAAACGTGCGACTTCCTTGGTCGAGCTCAGGTATCAGTTGGATTTCGAGTCGGAGCTCCTGTTGATCGTCCGGAATGTCAGCGGGGAACAGACTCCGGATCGCGGGGATGAACTGATCTTCGGTCTCGACTTCGCAGTCCGCCCATGACCGAGCGGCATTCCAGAGGTGATATGGAGCTGACATGCTTGCTTGATTCCCCCTACGTAGGCATATTGCAACCGCTCGTGATCTTGTCACTTTGGTGACCTGTTGTGTGTGAAATTGCAACGCCGCTTTGGAATCCCAATTTGGGCAACGCTTAGCTCAGTCCCAGTTCAGGCATCTGATATCAAGTTGTCGCTTACAGCCGGGCACTAGAGACATGTCCCGAAAATCGGGCCAAGCCTCAGGCCCGCGCCAGCTCCTGTTCCACCGATGCCACATCGGTCACGTTCACCCCGATGAGCGTGAGATCGTGCAGCCGCTCCGGGGTGACTTGCGAGGTGGCGTCCTCGACGATCACCGCGCGGTAGTCCCGCTCGGAAGCGTCGAACAGGGTGGCACGCGGGCAGTTCGGCAGATTGCAGCCCGCCACCACCACCGTGGTGATGCCCCGCGCACGCAGATGTTGCTCCAAGTCGGTCCGGTGAAAGGCGCTCCAGCGCGGCTTGAACAGGATGTGTTCCGCTGGCCCGACCTGCTGAAACCCACCCGCCAACAGCAGCTCTGAATCCAGCCGCTCGCCGTGCGGCAGCAGCTCGGCGGGGATCTGTGACCCGTCACTACCCGGCGCGGCGACCTCGCGGCCGGCGAGAATCTCTGCGCGACGGGGCAAATCGGTGTCGGTGCCGCCCGGTACATAGAGCCGCACCACGTGCACGATGGGCCGACCGGCCCTACGGAACGCCGCCACCAGCCGGCCGAGCTGGGGTATCCGATCGGCGGTCCCCGGCACCGTCATGGCGCCGGAGACGAACTCCGTCTGCACATCGATGACCACCAGGGCCGAGTTGTCCCATTCGGGGGCGATGAAGCTTGTCACGCCACCACAGTAGGGGCCCAATCCGGCGAACGCCCGAGGTGACGCAGGATGCGGTCGATGTCGCGCTCACCGTCGACCTCGTCGAGCGCCCGCGCGAACGGCGAGCCCTCGGCCGCTCGGAAGTCGCCGTCGGGTACCCCCAAGGCGATCGGAACCGCCGCGGTGATCACGTCGTCGGGGAGAGCGAACGGAGCGCCGATGCTGCGCGCCGCATCCCACCCGTGCGCCACGTAGTCGATGAAGTGGAAGCCGATGGCCGTCGCGCCGGGAAACGAAGCCTCGGCGCCGAACTCGGGCAGCGCGAACATCGCCTCCAGCACCCCGTCGGCGGCAAACGCATCCAGCACATCGTCCACGGCGGCGCGATAGGCGCCCGCGGGATCGGCCATCACCGCGTCGGCGACAGTATGGGGATTCCAGACAGTCAGGTCGCCGCCGGCACCACGAGCGGCGGCCGCGAATCCGCGATGTTGGACGGTCATGTGGGTCAGCAGGTCGGCCAGCGTCCACCCGGCGCACGGGGTCGGGCGTCGCAGGTCATCCACAGTGATGGCCGAGACAACATCGGCGGATGCCAATACCGCCGTTCTGTGCGCGGCACGAAGATCAAGTGGCGTGTTCATGTACACATCATATGCTCATACATATGATGTGCCAAGGTGTATATCCGGGAGTGGCTACACCTGCACGGTGACGGGCTGCACACCCCAGATCTCGTCGCAGTACTCGGCGATGGCGCGGTCCGAGGAGAACTTGCCGCCGCGCGCGGTGTTCAGGATCGACATCCGTGTCCACGCCGTCACGTCGTGCCAGGCCTGCGACACCCGCTCCTGGCACTCGATGTACGACGAGTAGTCGGCTAGCACCAGGAATGGGTCGTGACCGCGCAGCGAGTCCACGATCGGCGCGAACACCGACGGATCTCCATCCGAGAAGTGGCCGCTGGCAATCAGATCCAGCACGGTGCGGAGTTCTTCGTCGAGCCCGACGAAGTCCTCGGGCCGGTATCCCTCGTGCACCAGGCGCTGTACCTCATCGACCGTGAGCCCGAACAGGAAGAAGTTCTCGGCCCCGGCCTCCTCGAGCATCTCGACGTTGGCGCCGTCCAGCGTGCCGATGGTGAGCGCCCCGTTGAGCATGAACTTCATGTTGCCGGTGCCCGACGCCTCCTTGCCCGCCGTCGAAATCTGTTCGGACAGATCGGCGGCCGGGTAGATCAGGTGCGCGCTCTTGACATTGAAGTTCGGCAGGAACGCCACCTTGAGGAACTGGCTGACGTGGGGGTCGTTGTTGACGGTCTCGCCGACCGCATTGATGAGCTTGATGATTCGCTTGGCCATGAAGTATCCGGGGGCGGCCTTACCGCCGAAAATGAAGGCGCGTGGCGCGATCCGCAGATCCGGATTCTGCTTGAGCCGGTGGTACAGCGCGACGATGTGCAGCACGTTGAGGTGCTGGCGCTTGTACTCGTGGATTCGCTTGACCTGAATGTCGAACATCCAGGTGGGGTCCAGATCCACCCCGGTGCTCGCCAGCACATATTCGGCGAGCCGGGCCTTATTGAGGCGCTTGACCTCTCGCCACTGCATCCGGAAGGACGAGTCCTCGGCGTAGGGCTCCAGCTCGCGCAGCCGGGTCAGATCCGCCACCCAGCCCTCGCCGATGGCGTCGTCGAGCAGCTCCCGCAGGCCCGGATTGGCCAGCGCCAGGAACCGGCGCGGCGTCACCCCATTGGTCTTATTGCTGAACCGCTCGGGCCACAGCTCGTAGAAGTCCTTGAGCACGCTCTCCTTGAGAAGCTCCGAATGTAGCGCGGCCACACCGTTGATGGCGTGGCTGCCGACGGTGGCCAGGTGCGCCATCCGCACGCTCTTGCCGCCCTCTTCGCCGATGAGCGACATGCGCCGCACCCGCGCGTCGTCACCGGGGAAGCGGGACCGAACCTCGTCCAGGAACCGGCGGTTGATCTCGTAGATGATCTCCAGGTGCCGCGGCAGCGATTCGGCGAACAGTCCCAGCGGCCACGTCTCGAGTGCCTCGGGCAGCAGGGTGTGGTTGGTGTACCCGAAGGCCGCCACGGTGATCTCCCAGGCTTCGTCCCAGCCCAGGGCGCGTTCGTCGAGCAGCAGCCGCATCAACTCGGCGACACCGATGGACGGGTGAGTGTCATTGAGCTGCAAGGCGAATTGCTCGGCCAGCTCGTTGACCGGGCGCTCGGCCACGTCCTCCAAGATATGTAGCACGCGCTGCAGTGAGCAGGAGACGAAGAAGTGCTGCTGCAGCAGCCGCAGCCGCTTACCGGCTTCGGGCTCGTCATTGGGGTAGAGCACCTTGGTGACGGTCTCGGAGGACACCTCGTCCTCGACGGCCTTGTAGTAATCGCCGGCGTTGAAGGCGTCCAGTTCAAAGGACTGCACGGCGCGGGCGCTCCACAGCGTCAGGGTGTTGCAGGTATTGACGCCGTAGCCCTGGATGGGGGTGTCGTACGGAATGCCCTTGAGGAAGCGCTGCGGGATCCAGCGCGCCCGGAAGTTCCCGTTCTCGTCCAGATATTGCTCGGTGTGGCCACCCCATCCGACGAGGAAGTTGAGGTCGGGCTTGGCGATTTCCCAGGGGTTTCCGTTATCGAGCCAGTTGTCGGTCTTCTCGACCTGCCAGCCGTCGCGAATCTCCTGGTCGAAGATCCCGTATTCGTACCGGATGCCGTAGCCGATCGCGGGACGATCCAGGGTGGCCAGCGAGTCCATGTAGCACGCCGCCAGGCGGCCCAGGCCACCGTTGCCCAGCCCCGGCTCCTCCTCGCACTCCAGCACCTCGTCGAGGTCCTGCCCCAGCGCGGACAACGCGTCGCGGGCCTGCGCCTCGATCTGCAGGTTGAGCAGGTTGTTGCCCAGCTGCGGCCCCATCAGGAACTCCGCCGACAGGTACACCGCCACCTTGCGGCTCAGGTCCAGGTAGGTCTGCATGCTGGCAATCCAGCGCTGCTGCATGCGATCTCGGACCGCGAGCGCCAGGGCCCGGTAGTAGTGCGCGGGGGTCAACACGCTCGCCGGACGCCCGATCGAGTACCGCAGATGGTCGATGATGGCCCGTTGCAGCGTGTCGGCATTCAATCCGGTGCGGGAGTGTTCGTCGTGATCGAGCTCGGCGAAGTGCGTCATGTCCACACCGTGCCATCGAATGGCGCACGGGAAAACCGGAAATAGGCGACCGGCAGGTTACTAGGGAGTGACCACCACCCGCACCCCGGACGGCTCCTTTGTCGCCCAGACGGTTTCGATATCGGCCAACGGCCGGGCGAGTGTCTGCAACTGCAGGTCTCCGCTGTCGACCATGGCGAACAGCTTCGGCAGGGCCTCGGTGCGTGCCTGCAGCAGGGCTTCAGGCGGCACACTGCCGATCCCGACA is a window from the Mycobacteroides salmoniphilum genome containing:
- a CDS encoding M15 family metallopeptidase, which gives rise to MMKRLILGLGYAALGLGCALSQFAPASADPGVPPVSEAARAAGLLDVRSIVPDAVIDLRYATTNNFTGVQLYPADARCLVHESMAPGLKTAADTLRANGERLVFWDCYRPHDVQIRMFQVVPNPNWVAKPGQYARSHEAGRSVDVTLANARGLVDMGTGFDDFSPRSLAYATDGVSAEQQANRARLRGAMQAGGLQVYSGEWWHFDGPGAGVDRPVLQVPVN
- a CDS encoding ABC-F family ATP-binding cassette domain-containing protein; translation: MSAVISSNALTYVHPDGSVVLDGLDMLVPAGRSGLVGVNGSGKSTLLKLIAGELLPTSGMVHASGHIGYLPQDLTIRADQSVPDLLGLTPVLAAIAAIEHGSTDQADFDTVGDDWDLAERVRAELDRLGLPAAVLDRTLGDLSGGEVIRLGLARLLLRRPDVLLLDEPTNNLDGESRRHLYDVVSSWPRTLLVVSHDRELLEHVERIGDLRDGGVTWYGGGYSEYAAAITAEQEAAAQAISTAKAEVRRERRDLVEAERVIAQRRRYGAKMQANKREPKIVMGLRKRSAQESAAALTQTQTDRLDKARENLDEAQTRLRADRSIRIDLPGTEVPAGRVVVTTDNLVLRHGVAAHLELRGPQRVGLVGPNGSGKTTLLHTLAGRIPAAEGAVTVHVPMGLLPQRLDLLDDARSVADNVARRAPHADMNTIRARLARFLFRGNAADRLVGALSGGERFRATLAAVLLADPAPQLLLLDEPTNNLDFASYDALVSGLGEYRGAVIVASHDLGFLDDIGARHRDWRTEPVIG
- a CDS encoding M4 family metallopeptidase — protein: MCFIIPQDVLLRLADDDSVADDSRTALAATAASESAWRTLRDAHTEATQAGLLARADAFAGVAKALATAPGTPVFDCKHTTSLPGITIANPGTSTDTSAKHAFTETASVAKFYKECFGRNSVDDEGMTLVSSVHYSVNYSNAFWNGSQMTYGDGDGEIFVDFTGSNDVIGHELTHGVTQYTAGLLYKNEAGGLNESMSDVFGSMFRQWSAGQTVGQADWLIGKDIMGPRAIAKGFTCLRDMADPGARHCLAPQPSHYRDYVPGSDPHESSGIPNYAFYLAATKHGSYSWQGVGTVWYEALTSSKARPNMKMKAFANLTREISAANAAAESVHKAIDDAWTAVGL
- a CDS encoding protealysin inhibitor emfourin, which translates into the protein MVEYLIDRRGGFTGLPASGTCTDQSLDPEARRVLDGLLDSPGSLPGDPGADRFTYTVTRVSGSDRITRAIPESLLPDAVRQVVKEPI
- a CDS encoding M4 family metallopeptidase, whose amino-acid sequence is MCTRFIIPPAVLSRLAEDGDIAEDSRVALLATAASELSWRTLRNAHTRATQAATGNTISAAATALAKVPETPVFDSRQTTSLPGVAVADPAASKDATVQRAFAETAAVVRFYRECFGRNSVDNAGMTLISSVHYGVKYANAFWNGSQMAYGDGDGQIFLDFTKANDVIGHELTHGVTQFTAGLNYENEAGALNESVSDVFGSMFRQWQAEQTADAADWLIGKDILGPRALDKGYTCLRDLADPGAAHCLSPQPAHYRDYVPGSDPHDGSGIPNHAFYLAATTHGSKSWEAVGTVWYEALTSPKARKNMTFKAFAKLTRQIAAARTGAESPKAAIDEAWTEVGL
- a CDS encoding acyl-CoA dehydrogenase family protein, producing the protein MPFSSEHDDFRSTVRRYIEEKINPHVDEWEREQMMPLHDVIADMATLGLVGLEYDPEYGGQGADHLFTLVLAEELGRVDHGSFPMAFGVHVAMATPSLHKHGTDELKREFLAPALQGEQIAAIAVTEPDAGSDVAAIKTHARRDGDDWVINGSKMFITNSVQADWLCVLARTSDEGGYAGMSQIIVPTKTPGYEVRKLDKLGMHASDTGLITFDDVRVPVSNTIGEVGRGFQQQMSQFVMERMFGAYGIPASVNRALQRTKEYALARQVFGKPLTKNQHLAYQYAGFAARADMLEVYNRDIAGRYMAGENVTRKVTIAKLTAGPLVREAGDWCLQVHGGMGYMTETWTSRFFRDQRLLSIGGGADEVMMRVLSQIDGFS